The Sphingomonas sp. So64.6b genome includes a region encoding these proteins:
- a CDS encoding nuclear transport factor 2 family protein, translating to MSTEDKTETNRAIVKRIFEAMAEGDRSVFGEALHPDFAWQATGSASWSRRWEGLDTVRQELFRPLFALFEGQYRSHATRMIAEGDTVMVEVRGDVRTRRGGRYNNQYCYICRFADGKMIELIEYMDTALIERELGSYEDALAAANA from the coding sequence ATGAGCACCGAAGACAAAACCGAAACCAACAGGGCGATCGTCAAGCGCATTTTCGAAGCGATGGCAGAGGGCGACCGCAGCGTATTCGGCGAAGCATTGCATCCCGATTTCGCCTGGCAGGCGACCGGGTCAGCAAGCTGGTCGCGGCGCTGGGAGGGGCTCGACACGGTGCGGCAGGAGCTGTTCCGGCCATTGTTCGCGCTGTTCGAGGGCCAGTATCGCAGCCATGCCACACGCATGATTGCCGAAGGCGACACGGTAATGGTCGAGGTGCGTGGCGATGTACGCACGCGGCGCGGCGGCCGTTACAACAATCAATATTGTTACATCTGCCGCTTTGCCGACGGCAAGATGATCGAGTTGATCGAATATATGGATACGGCGCTGATCGAGCGCGAACTGGGCAGTTACGAGGATGCGCTAGCGGCGGCGAACGCCTGA
- a CDS encoding LysR family transcriptional regulator, translating to MPNDNLRRYDLNQLVVLRALLDTANVTRAAAMVGLSQPGMSRALSRLRADFGDPLLIRSGAAMRRTPRGEALRDTIGVFLDHAAELYRPEAFVPAKAERVFRAAMPDVVATTLLAPLFEILAIEAPRTRLEVVAWPGLAAGRKDEIDFAISTEPQVYDGFRMHRLYSDHDLLIHRKARACDHDAGDSGAVLALPHIAVIPAALAEDPVEPWLRSIGLARNIVVTVPTYLQAAHLASRSDLVAIVPTRFAATIAGPLGLAEATLPIDQSADPQWLLYPARLETDPASIWLRGLIKRIV from the coding sequence ATGCCGAACGATAATTTACGGAGGTACGACCTCAATCAGCTGGTCGTGCTGCGGGCACTCCTCGACACCGCCAATGTTACGCGGGCAGCCGCCATGGTCGGACTGTCGCAACCGGGCATGAGCCGTGCCCTGTCGCGCCTGCGCGCAGATTTCGGCGACCCGCTGCTGATCCGATCGGGTGCCGCAATGCGCCGAACCCCACGTGGCGAAGCGCTGCGTGATACGATCGGCGTTTTTCTCGACCATGCGGCCGAGCTCTACCGGCCCGAGGCGTTCGTGCCCGCAAAGGCCGAGCGGGTGTTCCGCGCCGCGATGCCGGATGTCGTCGCGACGACGCTGCTGGCACCACTTTTCGAAATACTGGCCATTGAAGCGCCACGGACGCGGCTGGAGGTCGTCGCCTGGCCGGGGTTGGCAGCGGGACGCAAGGACGAGATCGACTTCGCTATTTCAACCGAACCGCAGGTCTATGACGGGTTCCGCATGCATCGCCTGTATAGCGACCATGACCTGCTCATCCATCGCAAGGCGCGGGCGTGCGATCATGACGCCGGCGACAGCGGAGCGGTGCTTGCGCTGCCGCATATCGCGGTGATCCCGGCCGCCTTGGCCGAGGATCCAGTCGAACCCTGGCTGCGCAGCATCGGACTCGCGCGCAATATCGTGGTGACGGTGCCGACCTATTTGCAGGCCGCGCATCTGGCATCGCGCAGCGACCTCGTCGCGATCGTGCCGACACGCTTCGCCGCCACCATTGCCGGACCGCTTGGGCTTGCCGAGGCGACTCTGCCGATCGATCAGTCGGCGGACCCGCAATGGCTGCTCTACCCGGCGCGGCTGGAAACCGATCCAGCGTCGATCTGGCTGCGCGGCCTGATCAAGCGCATCGTCTGA
- a CDS encoding SDR family NAD(P)-dependent oxidoreductase: MSIRFDDRVAIVTGAGGGLGRTYALDLARRGAKVVVNDLGGSRDGTGHSDAALKVVEEIKAAGGEAMSDGGSVTEYEHMVELVAKTKEKWGGVHVLINNAGVLRDKSFAKMEPADFKFVVDVHLNGSAMCTKAVWETMREQNYGRILMTASSTGLYGNFGQANYGAAKLGLAGLTRTLAIEGAKNNIKVNTIAPTAGTRMTEDLFPAEAFAAFAPEKVAPAAIYLVSEDAPTNMIVGAGAGVFQAAYITLTQGKLLTGDQLSAEGIAAHWAEITDRTGELTPQSGAEQSMSILRKLQGG; this comes from the coding sequence ATGTCCATTCGCTTCGACGACCGCGTTGCCATCGTCACCGGTGCGGGCGGCGGCCTTGGCCGTACCTACGCACTCGATCTCGCGCGCCGTGGTGCGAAGGTGGTGGTCAACGACCTTGGCGGATCGCGCGACGGCACCGGCCATTCCGACGCCGCGCTGAAGGTTGTCGAGGAGATCAAGGCGGCCGGCGGCGAAGCGATGTCGGATGGCGGCAGCGTCACCGAATATGAGCATATGGTCGAACTCGTCGCCAAGACGAAAGAGAAATGGGGCGGCGTCCACGTCCTAATCAACAATGCCGGCGTGCTGCGCGACAAGAGCTTCGCCAAGATGGAGCCGGCGGATTTCAAGTTCGTCGTCGATGTTCATCTCAACGGCTCGGCGATGTGCACCAAGGCGGTGTGGGAAACGATGCGCGAGCAGAATTACGGCCGCATCCTGATGACCGCATCGTCGACCGGCCTGTACGGCAATTTCGGCCAGGCAAATTACGGCGCAGCCAAGCTCGGCCTGGCCGGGCTGACCCGGACACTGGCGATCGAGGGCGCCAAGAACAATATCAAGGTCAACACGATCGCGCCGACCGCCGGCACGCGCATGACCGAAGATCTTTTCCCGGCCGAGGCGTTCGCCGCCTTCGCACCGGAAAAGGTCGCTCCGGCCGCGATCTATCTCGTGTCGGAAGACGCACCGACCAACATGATCGTCGGCGCGGGCGCCGGTGTGTTCCAGGCGGCCTATATCACGCTGACTCAGGGCAAGCTGCTGACCGGCGATCAATTGTCGGCGGAGGGGATTGCCGCGCATTGGGCGGAAATCACCGACCGGACCGGCGAACTGACCCCGCAATCGGGCGCAGAACAGTCGATGTCGATCCTGCGCAAGCTGCAGGGCGGCTGA